In the genome of Fusarium poae strain DAOMC 252244 chromosome 1, whole genome shotgun sequence, the window CTTTATCAGTGCGCAGAGACTCAATCGCATGTGTCGCAGATTCCAAATCTTATGCGCTCATTGATGTAGAACAGCAGCTGAAGATTCCCTTAATGAGCATCTCATCGTTGGAGGAGACTACGTCACCTAGTGAGATTGGACACGCTCAAAGTATTGGAACAGACACAACAAGTGGGCTTCTTCGGAGCTCTTCTTCGACCGGAAACCGCACAGTCAGCGAAGCTCCAAGCCATAGCCGAAGTACTAGCCTGGGAGGCTCAATATTGGACAGCATTCGTCGACAAGACCGTGGCAATGAGGGTGAAGATTTCCTTGGTCGCCACCCTTCGCCGCAACTGTCGTCAAGCCCGAGGCCCTCAATGGAAAGGGCTTCAACTCCAAACCCGTCACTAGATAAACCTTTGCCTGCTGCACCGTCACGTTCCGGCACCCCTTCCCAAACAACGAATCCGCGACCTAAACCTGGCGCGGTCTTTTTGAAGCCTCATATCACCTCACCGACCCCTGATGAGTTCTTGCTGGTTACTGGTACCGATCCTTTGGAACCTGGAATCGGTATGTTTGTTAATTTAGACGGTGACCCTACGCGTCCTACCCTTGAATTTACCAGATATCCTCGAGAAGTTGTCGTAGACAGCCCGCCTTCAGATTCTGACTCATCGCAACCGTCTCTGGGACAGCAGGAAGAGGGGTATGTTTTGGCCTCGATGACCAAAGAAGTCAACGGCGACTTGAAGCACGGTCTCGAAATCCAACGCTTTGATGCTGGCTCAGACGTAAACCCACAAAGATACTGGTTGACAGCTAGAGAAGTCGACCATGACGGGGTTTATGGCATTCGCTCGCTCGCCGGCACTGAAGAGACCCGATTCGAGGAGATTGTCCAGAAGCTTTCTCAAAGACGATATACACCTTTCTCTGTCTCTGCCACTCCAGGGACACCTGACCCGTCATCTTCAGGCAAGGCTTCGGATTCAAGGACTGCTTTATCGATAGAGCATCTGTCGAAAGAGAAGGAGCTTTTTGACAGAAATATTGACTCCCAGGATGAAGAGTCACTCCCAGAAGAATGGGAAGCAAATCGTAATGcagaaggagaagagttTGCTCGCCAACTTGCCAAGGCACATGCTAACTTGGCAGTCTGGAGTGGGAGCCGTATATGGTGGGCTATCCGCAACCCTATTCTGATACAGCTTGACGCTGTTTTGGAAGCAGCTTGCGTGGGCGATGTTTTCAGTCCCGCTGAACTGGACAGACAAGCGATATTTACCACTATCAACTCAATCAGAGGCCGAGAGCCACAAACAGAGTTGGAGTTTATGACTTATGGATATATACGACAAAAGGCAGGTATTCTACTCTTGACGAACTTGCTAAAAGCGCCTGAAGACAGGCAATTCACAGAAAAAGAATTGGATGCGCTTGAAGAAGTCTTAGTCGAAAGTGGCCTGGATCCAAGAGTAGTACTATCGGTGATTCCGAGCGTTCGGAACGAGATCGTTGAAGGGTCGCGCGGTATATGGATATACGGTGGTGTAAGAAGAACTGCTGATGCCTACCTCCGAAGTAGGGAGTTCCAGATGACTTCAAAGGATGGTATCGGGACATTGGAACCAAGGACAATGCACTTTCTTCGGAGGTTTCTTGGCACCTGGCGGAAGAGAAAAGGCTTCGGTAGTGTTGCCGATGAGCGAGAAGTGTTTCACACTGTTGATGCTGCTCTGCTCCTCGTTCTTCTTGAGATTGACCAGCACTCTCCCAAGGGATTGGGTAAAGGGGGTGTTGTGCGATCAGAGCTGTACGAAATTGTGGACAAGGGTGTTGACTGTTTCGACCGCGCAGTCGGTCTGCTCGAAACGTATCATCGTCTCTTCGTTCTAAGCCGCTTATACCAGAGCCGCAAGTTGTCAGGTGATGTTCTGGCTACTTGGAAGCGGATCATCGAGGGAGAGCAAGACGTGGGACAAGAGCTTCGCGAAGGCGAGCAGCGTGTTCGTGAGTATCTTACGAAGATCAGCAGCCAGGCTCTCGTTCAAGAGTATGGAATCTGGTTAGCAAATCGCAATCCAAAACTTGGCGTTGAAGTCTTCGCGGAAGACAAAGGACGGGCACCCAAATTCGAGCCCGCACAAGCCGTTGCGATCTTACGAAAAGAGGCACCTGATGCAGTCAAATACTACCTAGAGCACTTGGTATTTGGCAAGGGACACACGACTTATATAAACGATCTAACGGCATACTACCTCGATGTGGTTGTGAACGATCTAGAGTCCTCTGAAGAAAGCCGGACCATCGTCAGGGCGACTTATGCAGCATATCGAGCGCTGCAAGCTCCCAAACCTGCATACAGCCATTTTCTTAGGGATAACGCCCCACCTGATAATGAGGTCTGGCACAGCCGTTTGAGACTCCTTCAACTACTGGGCGAAGCAAATGACTACGACGCTGCAGCAATAAGAGATCGGATCTCTACTCTGCCGGATGATCTTCTGGTGCCTGAGACCATCATTCTGGCTGGCCGGGAGCGCAAACACAATGACGCCCTTCGTCTCCTCATACACAACTTGGGTGACTACGATACTGCTGTTTCGTATTGTCTTCGAGGAGGTGCTGGCACGACAGGTGCAGCTCCATCTGAGCGACCTTCCTTTGAGGAGCAGCGCCGTTTGTTTGGCGTTGTTTTTCATGAGTTCCTCTCCCTTGAAGATATAAGTGACCGCGTCGAACAAACTGGCGCCCTCCTCGAGCGCTTCGGTGGATGGTTTGAGATCGACGATGTGCTTGGTCGTATTCCTGATGACTGGTCTGTCGATATTGTTGCAGGATTCCTCGTTGGAGCACTCAAGCGCCTTGTTGGCGAGAGGCACGAAGCTATGCTCACACGTGCCCTCAGCGGAGCGCAGAATTTGCGTGTAAATTATGATTTGGTTGTCAAGGTGGAAGAGAAGGGGCCGAGCATCGAAGCCCCGAATTAATCACACGTATATACAGACTAACCTGTTGATTGTATAAGAGGAGGATTCATAGCGAGCTTATTTACTCAGAATACATCTAAAGTAATTCAAGGGCTTCCCGTTTATTTTCCATATCGTGAGAGCAGGCACCTGTCCTTGTTCCTCCAGGCTTAAGAATCGCTCTCGACTATCTCATGAAGCCCTTTTCGCCAACATCCAGTATCTCCGGGTTTTATTCCCAACCCCGATGGCGTCTATCTTTATGCAATCTCACGCCCCCTCGTGAAGGCGTTGCTCCGCCTCGTCTTGCGGGCGGTCACAGTCAGACCGCCTGAGGAAATAGAGCCAATCAATCGAGGACGGGTCTAGGAACAAGTGTCTTGCTTCGCCACGATATCATGCAGCTATGAGTGGTTGGGTGAAATGGTCGTGGTATATAAAGACTCTTCTCTCCCCGTCTGATTAGAGGAGTCTCCT includes:
- a CDS encoding hypothetical protein (BUSCO:3005at5125); amino-acid sequence: MTPDGPGDGPSIISPELTGREVGPYVLRTLLDEVPLSADGSQDDIKINCVDYLDANLYVGTSASELLHFVQIPPDPNDRSGQPVYILASRLCPQYVETTGTPNSRPGVQQILLLPRVGKACILCNWTVTFYSLPELSPVFGTTLVKNCSWIGGIDLNEPLLDNDGPERSGGVTILLSLMRKIQAVRVGEDARVTKKIDFSGSTLSVRRDSIACVADSKSYALIDVEQQLKIPLMSISSLEETTSPSEIGHAQSIGTDTTSGLLRSSSSTGNRTVSEAPSHSRSTSLGGSILDSIRRQDRGNEGEDFLGRHPSPQLSSSPRPSMERASTPNPSLDKPLPAAPSRSGTPSQTTNPRPKPGAVFLKPHITSPTPDEFLLVTGTDPLEPGIGMFVNLDGDPTRPTLEFTRYPREVVVDSPPSDSDSSQPSLGQQEEGYVLASMTKEVNGDLKHGLEIQRFDAGSDVNPQRYWLTAREVDHDGVYGIRSLAGTEETRFEEIVQKLSQRRYTPFSVSATPGTPDPSSSGKASDSRTALSIEHLSKEKELFDRNIDSQDEESLPEEWEANRNAEGEEFARQLAKAHANLAVWSGSRIWWAIRNPILIQLDAVLEAACVGDVFSPAELDRQAIFTTINSIRGREPQTELEFMTYGYIRQKAGILLLTNLLKAPEDRQFTEKELDALEEVLVESGLDPRVVLSVIPSVRNEIVEGSRGIWIYGGVRRTADAYLRSREFQMTSKDGIGTLEPRTMHFLRRFLGTWRKRKGFGSVADEREVFHTVDAALLLVLLEIDQHSPKGLGKGGVVRSELYEIVDKGVDCFDRAVGLLETYHRLFVLSRLYQSRKLSGDVLATWKRIIEGEQDVGQELREGEQRVREYLTKISSQALVQEYGIWLANRNPKLGVEVFAEDKGRAPKFEPAQAVAILRKEAPDAVKYYLEHLVFGKGHTTYINDLTAYYLDVVVNDLESSEESRTIVRATYAAYRALQAPKPAYSHFLRDNAPPDNEVWHSRLRLLQLLGEANDYDAAAIRDRISTLPDDLLVPETIILAGRERKHNDALRLLIHNLGDYDTAVSYCLRGGAGTTGAAPSERPSFEEQRRLFGVVFHEFLSLEDISDRVEQTGALLERFGGWFEIDDVLGRIPDDWSVDIVAGFLVGALKRLVGERHEAMLTRALSGAQNLRVNYDLVVKVEEKGPSIEAPN